The proteins below are encoded in one region of Paraburkholderia aromaticivorans:
- a CDS encoding BPSS1780 family membrane protein gives MQLIEVPAKAGYVWFRQGIWLFRKNPLAFLTLFFTYLLVMTLVAQIPVVGGVLPLAFIPGVAVGFMAACRNTIAGKPVFPTILVDGFHSYGTVVAKRLLVLGVLYVIAMALVLAASALADGGMLLKVMLGAATMDQDAIANSNIPLAVITAFVVYIPVAMIFWFSPILAAWHDVPPVKAMFFSLVSCWRNRGAFIVFGALWFAVAMTVSLGLSALMQALGAGDFAFAILMPATMIVTTMLYCSFYATYRGCFGVQSPETPDLPTTPAA, from the coding sequence ATGCAACTGATCGAAGTCCCCGCGAAAGCCGGCTATGTGTGGTTCCGGCAGGGTATCTGGCTGTTCCGCAAGAACCCGCTCGCGTTCCTGACGCTGTTCTTCACCTATCTGCTGGTGATGACGCTCGTGGCGCAAATTCCGGTGGTCGGCGGCGTGTTGCCGCTGGCCTTCATTCCGGGCGTCGCGGTCGGCTTCATGGCGGCATGCCGCAACACGATCGCCGGCAAACCGGTGTTCCCGACCATTCTGGTGGACGGTTTTCACTCGTATGGCACGGTGGTCGCCAAACGGCTGCTGGTGCTCGGCGTGCTCTACGTCATCGCGATGGCATTGGTGCTGGCCGCTTCAGCGCTCGCCGACGGCGGCATGCTGCTGAAGGTCATGCTCGGCGCCGCCACGATGGATCAGGACGCGATCGCCAACAGCAATATCCCGCTGGCGGTGATCACGGCTTTCGTGGTCTACATTCCGGTGGCGATGATTTTCTGGTTCTCGCCGATTCTTGCCGCGTGGCATGACGTGCCGCCCGTCAAGGCGATGTTCTTCAGCCTCGTCAGTTGCTGGCGCAACCGCGGCGCGTTCATCGTGTTCGGCGCGCTTTGGTTCGCGGTGGCGATGACGGTGTCGCTCGGCTTATCGGCGCTGATGCAGGCGCTGGGCGCGGGCGACTTCGCGTTCGCGATTCTGATGCCCGCCACGATGATCGTTACGACCATGCTGTACTGCTCGTTCTACGCGACCTATCGCGGCTGCTTCGGCGTGCAATCGCCCGAAACGCCGGACTTGCCGACCACGCCGGCGGCTTGA
- the polA gene encoding DNA polymerase I: MPEERSLEGKTLLLVDGSSYLYRAYHAMPDLRSPDGGPTGALYGMINMLRRMRKEVTAEYSACVFDAKGKTFRDDWYPDYKANRPSMPDDLSRQIEPIHVAVRALGWPLLMIEGVEADDVIGTLSTEAEKRGMNVIVSTGDKDLAQLVSDHVTLINTMTNETLDRAGVLAKFGVPPERIIDYLSLIGDTVDNVPGVEKCGPKTAIKWLTQFDSLDGIVAHADEIKGAVGDNLRRALDFLPMARKLVTVERNCDMTDHIVSIEENLQSRPESREELREVFTRHGFKTWLREVEIADAVEGPETDVPPALSVDHERHYDTVQTWEQFDAWLETINAAELTSFDTETTSLDPMTAQIVGLSLSVEAGRAAYVPLAHRGPDAPVQLPRDEVLAKLKPWLESAEHKKVGQHLKYDEQVLANYGIEMRGVEHDTLLQSYVVESHRTHDMDSLALRHLGVKTIKYEEVAGKGAGQIGFDEVALDKAAEYAAEDADITLRLHQALYPQVTAEKTLEYVYRGIELPTSRVLRKMERTGVLIDAEKLRRQSSEIATRLIQLESEAYVLAGGEFNLGSPKQIGQIFFEKLELPVIKKTPSGAPSTDEEVLQKLAEDYPLPKILLEHRGLSKLKSTYTDKLPRMVNATTGRVHTNYAQAVAVTGRLASNDPNLQNIPVRTGEGRRIREAFIAPPGHKLVSADYSQIELRIMAHISGDESLLRAFSQGEDIHRATAAEIFSVTPLEVSNDQRRVAKVINFGLIYGMSSFGLAANLGITRDAAKLYIDRYFARYPGVARYMDETRVSAKAKGYVETVFGRRLWLPEINGGNGPRRQAAERAAINAPMQGTAADLIKLSMIAVQDWIEASKIGTRMIMQVHDELILEVPDAELSDVRKRLPELMCGVADLKVPLVAEVGAGLNWEEAH, encoded by the coding sequence ATGCCTGAAGAACGAAGCCTTGAAGGTAAGACCCTGCTATTGGTCGACGGTTCGAGTTATCTGTACCGGGCCTACCATGCGATGCCGGATCTGCGGAGCCCCGACGGTGGTCCGACGGGCGCGCTCTACGGGATGATCAACATGCTGCGGCGCATGCGCAAGGAAGTCACAGCAGAGTATAGCGCGTGCGTGTTCGACGCCAAGGGCAAAACGTTTCGCGACGACTGGTATCCCGACTATAAGGCGAATCGCCCGTCGATGCCGGACGACCTCTCGCGCCAGATCGAGCCGATTCATGTGGCCGTGCGCGCGCTCGGCTGGCCCTTGCTGATGATAGAGGGCGTCGAGGCCGACGACGTGATCGGCACCCTCAGCACGGAAGCAGAAAAGCGTGGCATGAATGTGATCGTGTCGACGGGTGACAAGGATCTGGCGCAGCTTGTGTCGGATCATGTCACCCTCATCAATACGATGACTAACGAAACGCTCGACCGCGCCGGCGTGCTCGCCAAGTTCGGCGTGCCGCCGGAGCGCATTATCGACTACCTGTCGTTGATCGGCGATACCGTCGACAACGTGCCCGGCGTCGAGAAATGCGGGCCGAAAACAGCGATCAAATGGCTGACGCAATTCGATTCGCTAGATGGCATCGTCGCACATGCGGACGAAATCAAAGGTGCGGTAGGAGACAATCTACGCAGAGCGCTCGATTTTCTGCCAATGGCAAGGAAACTCGTCACCGTCGAGCGCAACTGCGACATGACCGACCATATCGTGTCGATCGAGGAAAACCTGCAAAGCCGGCCGGAATCGCGCGAGGAGTTGCGCGAGGTGTTCACGCGCCACGGCTTCAAGACGTGGCTGCGCGAAGTGGAAATCGCGGACGCCGTGGAAGGCCCGGAAACGGATGTGCCGCCGGCTTTGTCGGTGGATCACGAGCGGCACTACGACACCGTGCAGACGTGGGAACAATTCGACGCGTGGCTCGAAACGATCAATGCGGCCGAGTTGACCTCGTTCGATACGGAAACCACCTCGCTCGATCCCATGACCGCGCAGATCGTGGGGCTTTCGTTGTCGGTGGAAGCCGGCCGGGCGGCGTATGTGCCGCTCGCGCATCGCGGCCCGGACGCGCCCGTGCAATTGCCACGCGACGAAGTCCTCGCCAAGCTCAAGCCGTGGCTCGAAAGCGCCGAGCACAAGAAGGTCGGCCAGCATCTCAAGTACGACGAGCAGGTGCTGGCGAACTACGGCATTGAAATGCGCGGTGTCGAACACGACACGCTGCTGCAATCGTATGTGGTCGAATCGCATCGCACGCACGACATGGACAGCCTCGCGCTGCGCCATCTCGGCGTGAAGACGATCAAGTACGAAGAGGTCGCGGGCAAGGGCGCGGGGCAGATCGGCTTCGACGAAGTTGCGTTGGACAAGGCCGCCGAATATGCGGCGGAAGATGCCGACATCACCTTGCGGCTGCATCAGGCGCTTTACCCGCAAGTGACCGCCGAGAAGACGCTCGAATACGTCTATCGCGGCATCGAACTGCCGACCTCGCGCGTGCTGCGCAAGATGGAGCGCACCGGCGTGTTGATCGACGCTGAGAAACTGCGTCGGCAGAGCAGCGAAATCGCCACGCGTCTGATCCAGTTGGAAAGCGAAGCGTACGTGCTGGCCGGCGGCGAATTCAATCTCGGTTCGCCGAAGCAGATCGGGCAGATCTTCTTCGAGAAGCTGGAACTGCCGGTCATCAAGAAGACCCCGAGCGGCGCACCGTCCACCGACGAAGAAGTGCTGCAAAAGCTCGCCGAAGACTATCCGCTGCCGAAGATCCTGCTCGAACACCGTGGCTTGTCGAAGCTGAAGTCGACCTACACCGACAAGCTGCCGCGCATGGTCAACGCCACCACGGGCCGCGTGCATACGAACTATGCGCAGGCCGTGGCGGTCACGGGGCGTCTGGCGTCGAACGATCCGAACCTGCAGAACATTCCCGTGCGTACCGGTGAAGGCCGCCGTATTCGCGAAGCGTTTATTGCACCGCCCGGACACAAGCTGGTGTCGGCGGATTATTCGCAGATCGAATTGCGCATCATGGCGCACATTTCCGGCGACGAATCGTTGCTGCGCGCGTTCTCGCAGGGCGAAGACATTCACCGCGCCACGGCGGCGGAGATTTTCAGCGTGACGCCGCTCGAAGTCTCGAACGATCAACGCCGCGTGGCCAAGGTCATCAACTTTGGTCTGATCTACGGCATGAGTTCGTTTGGTCTCGCCGCGAACCTCGGCATCACGCGCGACGCAGCCAAGCTCTATATCGACCGCTATTTCGCGCGTTATCCGGGCGTGGCGCGTTATATGGACGAAACGCGTGTGAGCGCGAAGGCCAAGGGTTACGTCGAGACGGTGTTCGGCCGCCGCCTGTGGCTGCCGGAGATCAACGGCGGCAATGGCCCGCGTCGTCAAGCCGCCGAGCGCGCCGCGATCAACGCGCCGATGCAAGGCACGGCCGCCGATCTGATCAAGCTTTCGATGATCGCGGTGCAGGATTGGATCGAAGCGTCGAAGATCGGCACGCGCATGATCATGCAGGTGCACGACGAATTGATCCTCGAAGTCCCGGACGCGGAATTGTCCGACGTGCGCAAGCGCTTGCCCGAGTTGATGTGCGGTGTCGCCGACCTGAAAGTGCCGCTGGTCGCCGAAGTGGGCGCCGGTCTGAACTGGGAAGAAGCGCATTGA
- a CDS encoding MarR family winged helix-turn-helix transcriptional regulator, which yields MTQRPALPFTLDEQLCFALYSTSLAMTKAYKPLLDKLGLTYPQYLAMLVLWESDDVTVKDMAARLNLDSATVTPLLKRLETQGLLERVRGVEDERLVYIRLTKAGSALKRQAREVPAEILCATQQTPEFLLRLRDDLTRLRGTLNDYMDH from the coding sequence ATGACCCAGCGCCCCGCTTTGCCCTTCACGCTCGACGAGCAACTCTGCTTCGCCCTCTACTCGACCTCGCTTGCCATGACCAAGGCGTACAAGCCGCTGCTGGACAAGCTGGGCCTGACGTATCCGCAATATCTGGCTATGCTGGTGCTGTGGGAGAGCGACGACGTCACGGTCAAGGACATGGCCGCGCGCCTGAACCTCGATTCGGCGACGGTCACGCCGCTGCTCAAGCGCCTCGAAACTCAAGGACTGCTGGAGCGGGTACGCGGCGTCGAGGATGAGCGTCTCGTGTATATCCGGCTCACCAAAGCCGGCTCGGCACTCAAGCGCCAGGCGCGCGAAGTGCCGGCGGAAATCTTGTGCGCGACCCAGCAGACACCCGAATTTCTGCTGCGTTTGCGCGACGACCTGACTCGCCTGCGCGGCACCCTCAACGATTACATGGACCACTAG
- a CDS encoding chromate transporter: protein MDHDLTSSEPALAPTPTLREIFGGFLGLGLISFGGALPLARRALVEQRRWLSADEFTDLLGLCQFLPGGNVINLSVAMGMRFRGVPGALAGLLGLIAGPSLVVIGLGVLYEHTQNDPHVRRLFAGLAAAAAGLLISMAVKILLPLRHSPMAALIAALGFIAIAMMRLPLLPTMLVLTPLSIYIASRSAR, encoded by the coding sequence ATGGACCACGATCTCACCTCTTCCGAGCCCGCGCTGGCGCCTACGCCCACATTGCGGGAAATCTTCGGCGGCTTTCTCGGCCTCGGGCTGATCTCCTTCGGCGGCGCACTGCCGCTGGCGCGGCGCGCACTGGTCGAACAACGCCGCTGGCTGAGCGCCGACGAATTCACCGACTTGCTGGGCCTCTGCCAGTTTTTACCGGGCGGCAATGTGATCAACCTCTCGGTGGCCATGGGCATGCGCTTTCGCGGCGTGCCGGGCGCGCTGGCCGGCCTGCTCGGACTGATCGCGGGACCGTCGCTAGTGGTGATCGGCCTCGGCGTGCTGTACGAACACACGCAAAACGACCCGCACGTTCGTCGTCTGTTTGCCGGTCTCGCCGCCGCCGCGGCCGGCCTGTTGATCTCGATGGCCGTGAAAATCCTGCTGCCGCTGCGGCATAGCCCAATGGCCGCGCTCATCGCGGCACTCGGCTTCATCGCGATTGCGATGATGCGGCTGCCGCTTCTGCCCACCATGCTGGTGCTGACGCCGCTCAGCATCTATATCGCGTCGAGGAGCGCACGATGA
- a CDS encoding homoserine kinase, translating to MAVFTAVTEPQLAEWMSHYDLGDVVEFRGISSGIENSNFFLTTTRGEYVLTIFEKLTAKQLPFYLDLMRHLAAHRVPVPDPMPREDGALFGTLHGKPAAIVTKLEGAPELAPGVEHCIEVGQMLARLHLAGRDYTGYQPNLRSLPWWQETVPTILPFLEGEQRDLLSSELAHQEAFFASADYAALPEGPCHADLFRDNAMFAHAAPETGHEVRLGGFFDFYFAGCDKWLFDVAVTVNDWCVDLATGKLDDARTEAMLRAYQTVRPFTAEENRHWGDMLRAGAYRFWVSRLYDFYLPRAAELLKPHDPGHFERILRERLTGVALPGIHTSCN from the coding sequence ATGGCTGTCTTCACCGCTGTCACCGAACCCCAACTTGCAGAATGGATGAGCCATTACGATCTCGGCGACGTCGTCGAATTTCGCGGCATTTCCTCCGGTATTGAGAACAGCAACTTCTTTCTGACGACGACGCGCGGCGAATACGTCCTCACGATTTTCGAAAAGCTGACGGCCAAACAACTGCCGTTCTATCTCGACCTCATGCGGCATCTGGCCGCGCATCGCGTGCCGGTGCCGGACCCCATGCCGCGCGAAGACGGCGCGCTGTTCGGCACCTTGCATGGCAAGCCAGCCGCCATCGTGACCAAGCTCGAGGGCGCGCCGGAGCTGGCGCCGGGCGTCGAGCACTGCATCGAGGTCGGGCAAATGCTGGCGCGCCTGCACCTGGCAGGACGCGACTACACGGGCTATCAGCCGAATCTGCGCAGCCTGCCGTGGTGGCAGGAAACCGTGCCGACCATCCTGCCGTTTCTGGAAGGCGAGCAACGCGACCTGCTGTCGTCCGAACTGGCGCATCAGGAAGCCTTCTTCGCCTCGGCCGATTACGCCGCGCTGCCCGAAGGCCCGTGCCACGCAGATCTGTTCCGCGACAACGCCATGTTCGCGCACGCCGCGCCGGAGACGGGCCACGAAGTGCGCCTGGGCGGCTTCTTCGACTTCTATTTCGCCGGCTGCGACAAGTGGCTGTTCGACGTGGCGGTGACGGTCAACGACTGGTGCGTCGACCTCGCCACCGGCAAGCTCGACGATGCGCGCACCGAAGCCATGCTGCGTGCCTACCAGACCGTGCGTCCCTTCACCGCCGAAGAAAACCGCCATTGGGGCGATATGCTGCGAGCGGGCGCGTACCGCTTCTGGGTCTCGCGCCTGTATGATTTTTATTTGCCGCGCGCGGCCGAACTGCTCAAACCGCACGATCCCGGCCATTTCGAGCGCATTCTGCGCGAACGCCTAACCGGCGTTGCACTTCCAGGCATTCATACCTCATGCAACTGA
- a CDS encoding dienelactone hydrolase family protein, translating to MLKPEIDSLVPHVPFDRRTFIKAALGTGFAAAVLPVSAQTIHTNSDGLEAGEVAVRSGDTLVPAYRAQPKGKTHLPVIVVVHEAFGVHEHIADVCRRFAKQVYLAIAPNLYERQGDPTAYTSIQQLSEQLISKVPDAQVMGDLDATVAWAGEHGGDLNRLGVNGFCWGGRIAWLYAEHNPGLKAGVAWYGRVTGEKNAMTPENPLDEVAQLRAPVLGLYGLQDQSIPQATLEQMKQAIAQGPQVGRGSQFVVYDDAGHAFFADYRPSYKKADAEDGWRRALAWFKQHGVAGIAT from the coding sequence ATGCTGAAACCCGAGATCGACAGCCTGGTCCCGCACGTTCCCTTTGACCGCCGTACCTTCATCAAGGCGGCGCTCGGCACCGGCTTCGCCGCCGCCGTGCTGCCGGTCTCGGCGCAAACCATTCATACCAACAGTGACGGCCTCGAAGCCGGCGAAGTGGCGGTGCGCTCCGGTGACACGCTGGTGCCGGCCTATCGCGCGCAGCCGAAGGGCAAGACGCACTTGCCGGTGATCGTCGTCGTGCACGAGGCTTTCGGCGTGCACGAGCATATCGCCGACGTGTGCCGGCGCTTCGCCAAGCAAGTCTATCTCGCGATCGCGCCAAATCTGTACGAACGGCAGGGCGATCCGACTGCGTACACGAGCATTCAGCAGCTCAGCGAGCAACTGATCAGCAAAGTGCCGGACGCACAGGTGATGGGCGATCTCGACGCGACCGTCGCCTGGGCTGGCGAACATGGCGGCGATCTGAACCGGCTAGGCGTGAATGGCTTCTGCTGGGGCGGGCGAATTGCGTGGTTGTACGCCGAACATAACCCGGGGCTGAAAGCGGGGGTTGCGTGGTATGGGCGGGTAACGGGCGAAAAAAACGCGATGACGCCGGAGAACCCGCTCGATGAGGTCGCGCAGCTTCGTGCGCCGGTGCTGGGGCTTTACGGATTGCAGGATCAGAGCATCCCGCAGGCCACGCTCGAACAGATGAAGCAGGCTATCGCGCAAGGTCCGCAAGTGGGACGCGGTTCGCAGTTCGTCGTGTATGACGATGCGGGTCACGCGTTTTTTGCGGATTACCGGCCGAGCTACAAGAAGGCCGATGCGGAAGATGGCTGGCGTCGTGCGCTGGCGTGGTTCAAACAGCATGGGGTGGCTGGGATTGCGACTTAA
- a CDS encoding TIGR00730 family Rossman fold protein produces the protein MTKRKVIPSLRSLADQERATAKKARASWQMFTIMAEFIEATEYLSEIRPAVSIYGSARLKPNSPYYKLATQIARKLSDAGFAVISGGGPGIMEAANKGAHAGKAPSVGLNIELPHEQSGNQWQDISLRFRHFFTRKVTFVKNSDAVIVMPGGFGTLDELAEVLTLIQTKKSRHVPIILVGAEFWEGLLAWFKNSLTPMGLINPTDMDLMQVIDDPDQVLEAVLKFYEDREEAEPQPTKSDEDRMFYL, from the coding sequence ATGACTAAGAGAAAAGTGATTCCGAGTCTGCGATCACTCGCAGATCAAGAGCGCGCAACGGCCAAAAAGGCCCGCGCATCGTGGCAGATGTTCACGATTATGGCAGAGTTTATCGAGGCGACCGAGTACCTCTCGGAGATTCGTCCGGCTGTCAGCATCTATGGTTCAGCGCGCCTGAAACCGAACTCGCCCTACTACAAACTTGCCACGCAAATCGCGCGCAAGCTCTCGGACGCCGGCTTCGCAGTGATCTCGGGCGGCGGCCCGGGCATCATGGAAGCGGCCAACAAGGGCGCGCATGCGGGCAAGGCGCCTTCGGTCGGCCTGAACATCGAATTGCCGCACGAGCAGTCGGGCAATCAGTGGCAAGACATCTCGTTGCGCTTCCGCCATTTCTTCACGCGCAAGGTCACGTTCGTGAAGAACTCGGACGCGGTGATCGTCATGCCCGGCGGCTTCGGCACGCTGGACGAACTCGCCGAAGTGCTCACCCTGATTCAGACCAAGAAGTCGCGCCACGTGCCGATCATTCTGGTGGGTGCCGAGTTCTGGGAAGGCCTGCTTGCGTGGTTCAAGAACTCGCTCACGCCCATGGGCCTGATCAATCCGACCGACATGGACCTCATGCAGGTCATCGACGATCCGGACCAGGTGCTCGAAGCAGTGCTCAAGTTCTATGAAGACCGCGAAGAAGCCGAGCCGCAACCGACCAAGTCGGACGAAGACCGGATGTTCTATCTGTGA
- a CDS encoding chromate transporter encodes MNDTLIALAVIFSQLSLLAFGGGNTILPEMQRQVVDVHHWMPASEFSALFALAQAAPGPNLMIVTLIGWHVAGWAGMLVTSVAKFGPSSLVTILAMHAWERFKDRPWRRYAQLGLVPVTAGIIAASAALIAEASNSTAITWAITSFTAVMAMKTRIHPLWLLAAGSLIGLISLG; translated from the coding sequence ATGAACGACACGCTCATTGCCCTCGCCGTTATTTTCAGTCAGCTTTCGCTGCTCGCGTTCGGCGGCGGCAATACGATTCTTCCGGAGATGCAGCGTCAGGTGGTGGACGTGCATCACTGGATGCCGGCCAGCGAATTCAGCGCCCTGTTCGCGCTTGCGCAAGCCGCGCCGGGGCCGAATCTGATGATCGTCACACTGATCGGCTGGCACGTGGCCGGTTGGGCGGGCATGCTGGTGACGTCGGTGGCGAAGTTCGGGCCCTCGTCGCTGGTGACGATACTTGCGATGCATGCGTGGGAGCGATTCAAGGACCGCCCGTGGCGACGCTACGCGCAGCTGGGACTGGTGCCCGTAACCGCCGGCATTATCGCCGCGAGCGCGGCGCTGATTGCCGAAGCCTCGAACTCGACGGCAATCACGTGGGCGATCACCTCTTTCACCGCTGTCATGGCAATGAAGACGCGCATCCATCCGCTTTGGCTTCTGGCGGCCGGCAGTTTGATCGGGCTGATCAGTCTCGGGTAG
- a CDS encoding AMP nucleosidase, with amino-acid sequence MNNDTNQRAVQTPANSFPTESFDDATEAVTRLSAIYEANTSFLRDAFARYRRNELFQRRVRACYPFVRVCTEVNTHIDSRRSYGFVAGPGVFETTVTRPDLFGNYYREQLRLLAKNHHVQIEVGVSDQPIPIHFAFAEGIHLEGDLDRERLFLMRDVFDTPDLALLDDRIVNGTYEPPPGEPHPLALFTAARVDFSLHRLKHYTATSPTHCQNYVLYTNYQFYIDEFVKLGRTMMAHTDEEEQRAYRSEYTSFVEPGDVVTYNANLGEQEQEGTAPPRLPQMPAYHLKRADGSGITMVNIGVGPSNAKTITDHIAVLRPHAWIMLGHCAGLRNTQRLGDYVLAHGYVREDHVLDDDLPLWVPIPALAEVQVALERAVAQVTQLDGVELKRVMRTGTVASVDNRNWELRDHREPVQRLSQSRAVALDMESATIAANGFRFRVPYGTLLCVSDKPLHGELKLPGMADQFYRAQVDQHLQIGVKAMELLRMNGLHRLHSRKLRSFAEVAFQ; translated from the coding sequence ATGAACAACGATACCAATCAACGCGCGGTGCAGACTCCCGCCAACAGCTTCCCAACCGAATCCTTCGACGACGCTACCGAGGCCGTCACCCGCCTCTCGGCGATCTACGAAGCGAACACTTCGTTTTTGCGCGACGCCTTCGCGCGCTATCGCCGCAACGAATTGTTCCAACGCCGGGTACGCGCCTGCTATCCGTTCGTGCGAGTGTGCACCGAGGTCAACACGCATATCGACTCGCGCCGTTCGTATGGTTTCGTCGCGGGTCCGGGCGTGTTCGAGACGACCGTCACGCGGCCCGATCTGTTCGGCAACTACTATCGCGAGCAATTGCGCTTGCTGGCGAAGAATCATCACGTGCAGATCGAAGTCGGCGTGTCCGACCAGCCGATTCCAATTCATTTCGCTTTCGCCGAGGGCATCCACCTCGAAGGCGACCTGGATCGCGAGCGCCTGTTCCTGATGCGCGACGTGTTCGATACGCCGGACCTGGCGCTGCTCGACGATCGCATCGTCAACGGCACGTACGAACCGCCGCCGGGCGAGCCGCATCCGCTTGCGTTGTTCACGGCGGCGCGGGTCGATTTCTCGCTGCATCGGCTGAAGCACTATACGGCGACCTCGCCCACGCATTGCCAGAACTACGTGCTGTACACGAACTACCAGTTCTATATCGACGAGTTCGTCAAACTCGGCCGCACGATGATGGCCCATACCGACGAAGAAGAACAGCGCGCCTATCGCAGCGAATACACGTCGTTCGTCGAGCCCGGCGACGTGGTCACGTACAACGCGAATCTCGGCGAACAGGAGCAGGAAGGCACGGCGCCGCCGCGTCTGCCGCAGATGCCCGCGTATCACCTGAAGCGCGCGGACGGCAGCGGCATCACGATGGTCAACATCGGCGTCGGGCCGTCGAACGCGAAGACCATTACCGATCACATCGCCGTGCTGCGCCCGCATGCGTGGATCATGCTCGGCCACTGCGCGGGCCTGCGCAATACGCAGCGTCTCGGCGACTATGTGCTGGCGCACGGCTATGTGCGCGAGGATCACGTGCTCGACGACGACCTGCCGCTGTGGGTGCCGATTCCGGCGCTCGCCGAAGTGCAGGTCGCGCTGGAGCGCGCGGTCGCGCAGGTCACGCAGCTTGACGGCGTCGAACTGAAGCGCGTGATGCGTACGGGCACGGTGGCGAGTGTGGACAACCGCAACTGGGAGTTGCGCGATCATCGCGAGCCGGTGCAGCGGCTCTCGCAAAGCCGTGCGGTTGCGCTCGACATGGAAAGCGCGACCATCGCCGCGAACGGCTTCCGTTTCCGCGTGCCTTACGGCACCTTGCTGTGCGTGTCGGACAAGCCCTTGCACGGCGAATTGAAGTTGCCCGGCATGGCGGATCAGTTCTATCGCGCGCAGGTCGATCAGCATCTGCAGATCGGCGTGAAGGCGATGGAACTATTGCGGATGAATGGGCTGCATCGTTTGCATAGCCGCAAACTGCGCAGCTTCGCGGAAGTCGCGTTTCAGTAA
- a CDS encoding NAD(P)/FAD-dependent oxidoreductase codes for MHRFIVVGGGAGGLELATRLGDRYAPHKNKGGVQAQVTLVDRNPTHIWKPLLHEVAAGSMDPFTQELEYAAQARWHGFEFQQGDLTGLDRANKRLTLGTVLDDDGAELLPVRELEYDTLIIAIGSTTAFFGVKGAPEFSLALDTVSQAERFRKRLIAACMRAEHQVHEPVEAVPDAGAPGEPRIQVAIVGGGATGVELSAELRNTAQVLSAYGLHKLDPRHDVGIVLIEAGPRILPALQERVSTATAELLTKLGVKLMIGETVAEVAPGMIRTASGKTVRADLTVWAAGIKAPPILSELDGLPVNRLGQLIVRRTLQTETDDNVFALGDCAACPWPGNERNVPPRAQAAHQQASFLMKALAARLENKPLPEFTYRDFGSLVSLGHFSAVGNLMGGVIGGNMLIEGLFARFMYMSLYRLHIAALHGYARMVLDTFAHWLRRTTLPRVKLH; via the coding sequence ATGCATCGTTTTATCGTCGTTGGCGGAGGCGCGGGGGGGTTGGAGTTGGCGACGCGTTTGGGCGATCGCTATGCACCCCACAAGAACAAGGGCGGTGTGCAGGCGCAGGTCACGCTCGTGGACCGCAACCCCACGCACATCTGGAAGCCGCTTCTGCATGAAGTGGCGGCGGGCAGCATGGACCCGTTCACGCAGGAACTCGAATATGCGGCGCAAGCGCGCTGGCATGGCTTCGAATTTCAGCAGGGCGACCTGACGGGGCTGGACCGCGCGAACAAGCGCCTCACGCTCGGCACCGTGCTCGACGACGACGGCGCCGAATTGCTGCCCGTACGCGAACTCGAATACGACACGCTGATCATCGCGATCGGCAGCACGACCGCCTTCTTCGGCGTCAAAGGCGCGCCTGAATTTTCCCTCGCACTCGATACGGTCAGCCAGGCCGAGCGTTTTCGCAAGCGTCTGATCGCGGCGTGCATGCGCGCCGAGCATCAGGTGCATGAGCCCGTTGAAGCAGTGCCGGACGCTGGCGCGCCGGGCGAGCCGCGCATTCAGGTGGCGATTGTCGGCGGCGGCGCGACGGGCGTGGAACTGTCGGCGGAATTGCGCAACACGGCGCAAGTGCTTTCCGCCTACGGTCTGCACAAGCTCGATCCGCGGCATGACGTCGGCATCGTGCTGATCGAAGCCGGGCCGCGCATTCTGCCGGCTTTGCAGGAACGGGTTTCGACCGCCACGGCCGAGTTGCTCACCAAGCTCGGTGTGAAGCTGATGATCGGCGAAACCGTGGCCGAAGTCGCGCCCGGCATGATCCGCACCGCGAGCGGCAAAACCGTGCGCGCCGATTTGACGGTGTGGGCGGCCGGCATCAAGGCGCCGCCGATTCTGAGCGAGCTCGATGGCCTGCCGGTCAATCGGCTGGGCCAGCTCATCGTGCGCCGCACGCTGCAAACCGAAACCGACGATAACGTCTTTGCGCTCGGCGATTGCGCCGCCTGTCCGTGGCCGGGCAACGAGCGCAACGTGCCGCCGCGCGCGCAGGCTGCTCACCAGCAGGCGAGCTTCCTGATGAAGGCGCTGGCGGCGCGGCTCGAAAACAAGCCGCTGCCGGAGTTCACCTATCGCGACTTCGGGTCGCTGGTGTCGCTTGGGCATTTCAGCGCCGTCGGTAATCTGATGGGCGGGGTGATCGGCGGCAATATGCTGATCGAAGGGCTGTTCGCGCGCTTCATGTACATGTCGCTGTACCGGCTGCATATCGCCGCGCTGCACGGCTACGCGCGGATGGTGCTCGATACTTTCGCGCACTGGTTGCGCCGCACCACGCTACCGCGCGTCAAGCTGCACTGA